Proteins from one Prosthecobacter sp. genomic window:
- a CDS encoding phosphotransferase has protein sequence MSRRDIYYWKCDRPAAFHGTQSRGEVDANLASQLETELQRHFDTQNVILSPGAGQGNHLTWNADVDGKPLFIRVENGPEKDAHLAVESALLDRVRVAGVVTPRVFGCDASRSRVSFAWQALERIEAPDLNQWFKQGTLEVPKIAFEIGVAVAKWQAITLEGFGVLEWSGQSSVRNEGQATLEPHRGLCGPHWAYADYFHLRLEEHLSFLVSRDFLTSAEEIMTEIENHRALLDLPQGCLVHKDLALWNILGTRDQIAAFIDFDDAISGDPMDDLSLLACFHDAAFLQRAFEGYQSIHVLPEHHMRRFWLHLLRNMIVKAVIRVGAGYFDRDDGFFLISSGSSGSSLREMTQSRLALALRGLREGSGLDILSP, from the coding sequence ATGAGCCGCCGCGACATCTATTATTGGAAATGCGACCGTCCGGCAGCCTTTCACGGCACGCAGTCGCGTGGCGAGGTGGATGCGAATCTAGCATCCCAACTCGAAACAGAGCTTCAAAGGCACTTCGACACGCAAAACGTCATTTTGAGCCCCGGAGCCGGTCAGGGCAATCATCTCACCTGGAATGCCGACGTGGATGGAAAGCCGCTTTTCATCCGCGTGGAGAATGGGCCCGAAAAAGACGCGCATCTGGCCGTGGAGTCGGCTTTGCTCGATCGGGTGCGTGTGGCGGGTGTGGTTACGCCGCGAGTTTTCGGCTGCGATGCTTCACGAAGCCGCGTTTCATTCGCGTGGCAGGCTTTGGAGCGGATCGAGGCACCGGATTTGAATCAGTGGTTCAAGCAAGGGACGCTGGAGGTGCCGAAGATCGCGTTCGAGATCGGCGTGGCGGTGGCGAAGTGGCAAGCGATCACGCTGGAGGGGTTTGGTGTTCTAGAGTGGTCCGGACAGTCCTCTGTGCGGAACGAAGGCCAAGCGACGCTCGAACCGCACAGAGGACTGTGCGGACCACATTGGGCTTACGCCGACTACTTCCATTTGCGGCTGGAGGAGCATTTGAGCTTTCTCGTTTCGCGCGACTTTCTGACCAGTGCGGAGGAGATCATGACCGAGATCGAAAACCACCGAGCCTTGCTCGATCTGCCGCAAGGCTGCCTTGTCCACAAAGACCTCGCGCTCTGGAACATCCTCGGCACACGCGATCAAATCGCCGCCTTCATCGACTTCGACGACGCGATCAGTGGCGATCCGATGGATGATCTCTCACTGCTCGCCTGCTTCCACGATGCCGCGTTTCTTCAGAGAGCCTTCGAGGGCTATCAAAGCATCCACGTCTTGCCAGAGCATCACATGCGTCGCTTCTGGCTGCATCTGCTGCGGAACATGATCGTGAAGGCCGTTATCCGCGTCGGCGCGGGCTATTTTGATCGTGACGACGGCTTTTTCCTCATCAGCAGTGGCTCATCCGGTTCAAGTCTGCGCGAAATGACGCAATCACGGCTCGCATTAGCCTTGCGCGGCTTGCGCGAGGGCAGCGGCCTCGACATTCTATCACCATGA
- a CDS encoding aminoacyl-histidine dipeptidase — MSDIRALEPNTLWNCFADLNAVPRPSKREERVVAFVREFAERHGLTSMLDSAGNVIVKKPATPDRQGRPAVIMQAHLDMVHKAADGLNFEFDKQGIDMWVDDDWVRARGTTLGADNGLGVAAILAVLASKDLSHPPIEALFTLDEEQGMGGALGLQPGLLTGKTMLNLDSEEDDTFTIGCAGGVDTLASLDYTEAAHGPDEPYLAVHITGLRGGHSGLQIHEGRANAIKLMARILCACGVEVVALATMRGGSARNAIPAQCTAQVVILDQPRFDEIFANEVEGIREEFRLIEPHLSITTQPVKPEHGYIPTMADHVQRPFVLALQAVVNGVYRMSPVVPDLVEASSNLSLISLGEGHAEWSGLQRSSVDSSKADVARAFAAPFQIMGADEMNRPEVCHDAGYPGWSPSAESPILEKMKTLYRDLFGHDAKVSACHAGLECGVIAIAYPDLDMISFGPNIHEAHSEKECCSISSVQKFWKLLTATLAAM, encoded by the coding sequence ATGTCCGACATCCGCGCCCTCGAACCCAACACTCTCTGGAACTGCTTCGCCGATCTCAATGCCGTGCCGCGGCCTTCGAAGCGCGAGGAACGCGTGGTGGCCTTTGTGCGTGAGTTTGCGGAGCGCCACGGCCTCACATCGATGCTCGACAGCGCTGGCAATGTCATCGTGAAGAAGCCTGCGACGCCGGATCGTCAGGGCAGGCCTGCGGTCATCATGCAGGCGCATCTCGACATGGTTCACAAGGCCGCTGACGGACTGAACTTCGAGTTTGATAAGCAAGGCATCGACATGTGGGTCGATGACGATTGGGTGCGGGCACGCGGCACCACGCTCGGCGCGGACAACGGCCTCGGCGTGGCCGCGATCCTCGCGGTGCTGGCTTCCAAAGACCTTTCGCATCCGCCCATCGAGGCGTTGTTCACGCTGGATGAGGAGCAGGGCATGGGTGGCGCGCTGGGGCTGCAACCCGGGCTGCTCACGGGCAAAACGATGCTCAATCTCGACTCCGAAGAGGACGACACCTTCACCATCGGCTGCGCGGGCGGTGTCGATACGCTAGCGAGCCTCGACTACACCGAAGCGGCGCACGGCCCCGACGAGCCTTACCTCGCCGTCCACATCACCGGCCTGCGTGGCGGTCACTCCGGCCTGCAAATCCACGAAGGCCGTGCGAATGCCATCAAGCTCATGGCCCGCATCCTCTGCGCCTGCGGCGTGGAAGTCGTCGCGCTCGCCACTATGCGCGGCGGCAGTGCCCGGAACGCGATTCCGGCTCAATGCACCGCGCAGGTCGTCATTCTCGATCAGCCGCGTTTTGATGAAATCTTCGCCAACGAGGTCGAAGGCATCCGCGAGGAGTTCCGTCTCATTGAGCCACATCTGAGCATCACGACGCAGCCGGTGAAGCCCGAGCACGGCTACATCCCGACGATGGCCGATCATGTGCAAAGGCCCTTCGTTCTCGCTCTCCAGGCCGTGGTGAACGGCGTTTATCGCATGAGCCCAGTCGTTCCCGATTTGGTTGAGGCTTCATCGAATCTCTCGCTCATCTCGCTTGGTGAGGGCCACGCCGAATGGAGCGGTCTTCAGCGTAGTTCGGTCGATTCGAGCAAGGCAGATGTCGCCCGGGCCTTCGCCGCGCCGTTTCAGATCATGGGAGCGGATGAGATGAACCGCCCTGAGGTCTGCCATGACGCAGGCTATCCCGGCTGGAGTCCCAGCGCCGAATCGCCCATCTTGGAGAAGATGAAGACGCTGTATCGCGACCTCTTCGGCCACGACGCGAAGGTCAGCGCCTGCCACGCCGGTCTCGAATGCGGCGTCATCGCCATCGCCTATCCCGATCTCGACATGATCTCCTTCGGCCCAAACATCCACGAAGCGCACTCCGAGAAAGAATGCTGCAGTATCTCCTCTGTGCAGAAGTTCTGGAAGCTGCTCACCGCGACGCTGGCGGCGATGTAG
- a CDS encoding LamG-like jellyroll fold domain-containing protein: MKALLSLFLIATLASAENWPLDAVDASLSLHGHARSLTGSLVLDGSSVIELKDTAKLNGSFTVSVWFNPYVLEGSQQMIIGKNRYSLNERQWGVTIEPDGKMKAHLRQDGWSEITCAEPLKAGHWHLATLTVDSGKAALFLNGKPVGEVKLNKPIPATKAPITLGGILDDEKKRQQFHGALDEARFEPRVMSAEEIAASYRPITATHELPKSKTADFPLWDDSQKLGETKDLPLLDGVEFHVIKKWDKAADGYTFLHGVGLAWHKGRFYASIGHNKGAENTVSEEAQYRVSEDGGKTWSELGVIDAGEEKDLAISHGVFLSHDGKLWAFHGAYYNKMERIHTRAYSLDETTGQWTKHGVVLENGFWALNQPVKMSDGKWIMPGISAGPYSNKGTFPAAVAISHGDDFTKWDFVSIPVHEGLKMWGESSIIVDGSNVLNIARYAAKPLALISKSTDYGRTWSTMGESNLPMTTSKPAAGMLSTGQRYLVCTTAANNGGKRFPLTIAVSKPGSSLLSQVFVIRHAEHSGPGESNPKAALSYPCATEHEGKLYVGFSNNGGRGGNHNSAEMAVIPIERLK, from the coding sequence ATGAAAGCCCTGCTCTCTCTGTTCCTCATCGCCACGTTAGCCTCCGCAGAAAACTGGCCGCTGGATGCCGTGGATGCTTCCCTCTCGCTTCATGGTCACGCACGCTCGCTCACGGGCAGTCTTGTGCTTGATGGCAGCTCCGTCATCGAATTGAAGGACACCGCGAAGCTCAACGGAAGCTTCACCGTCTCCGTGTGGTTCAATCCGTATGTGCTTGAAGGCTCGCAGCAGATGATCATTGGCAAAAATCGTTACTCGCTCAACGAACGCCAGTGGGGCGTCACCATCGAGCCGGATGGCAAGATGAAGGCGCACTTGCGTCAGGACGGCTGGAGTGAAATCACCTGTGCGGAGCCACTGAAGGCCGGTCATTGGCATCTGGCGACACTGACGGTCGATTCCGGCAAAGCAGCGCTGTTTTTGAATGGGAAGCCCGTGGGCGAGGTGAAGCTCAATAAGCCGATTCCGGCCACGAAGGCACCGATCACACTCGGGGGCATCTTGGATGATGAAAAGAAGCGGCAACAGTTCCATGGCGCGCTCGATGAAGCACGCTTCGAGCCTCGCGTGATGAGCGCGGAAGAGATCGCCGCGAGTTATCGCCCCATCACGGCAACGCATGAGCTTCCAAAATCCAAGACCGCCGATTTCCCGCTCTGGGACGACTCGCAGAAGCTCGGCGAGACCAAGGATTTGCCTCTGCTCGACGGCGTGGAGTTTCACGTCATCAAAAAGTGGGACAAGGCAGCGGATGGTTACACCTTCCTCCACGGCGTCGGCCTCGCTTGGCACAAGGGCAGGTTCTATGCCTCCATCGGCCACAACAAAGGCGCGGAGAACACCGTCAGTGAAGAAGCGCAGTATCGCGTGAGCGAGGACGGCGGCAAAACGTGGAGCGAACTTGGTGTCATCGACGCAGGCGAGGAGAAAGACCTCGCGATCAGCCATGGCGTGTTCCTTTCACATGACGGAAAGCTCTGGGCCTTCCACGGAGCCTACTACAACAAGATGGAGCGCATCCATACCCGCGCTTACTCGCTCGATGAAACGACCGGCCAATGGACCAAGCATGGCGTCGTGCTTGAAAACGGCTTCTGGGCGTTGAATCAGCCGGTGAAGATGAGCGATGGCAAATGGATCATGCCCGGCATCAGCGCCGGGCCTTACTCCAACAAAGGCACCTTCCCCGCTGCGGTGGCGATCAGTCATGGCGATGACTTTACCAAGTGGGATTTCGTCAGCATCCCCGTTCACGAAGGCCTGAAGATGTGGGGCGAGTCGAGCATCATCGTGGACGGCTCCAACGTGCTCAACATCGCCCGCTACGCAGCCAAACCGCTCGCCTTGATTTCAAAGAGCACCGACTACGGCCGCACCTGGAGCACGATGGGCGAAAGCAACCTGCCCATGACCACCTCCAAGCCCGCCGCAGGCATGCTCAGCACCGGCCAGCGCTACCTCGTCTGCACCACCGCCGCGAACAACGGCGGCAAACGCTTCCCGCTCACCATCGCCGTCAGCAAACCTGGATCATCGCTGCTCAGCCAAGTCTTCGTCATCCGACACGCCGAGCACAGCGGCCCTGGTGAGTCGAATCCGAAGGCCGCTTTGAGCTATCCCTGCGCCACCGAGCACGAAGGCAAGCTCTACGTCGGCTTCTCCAACAACGGCGGCCGAGGCGGCAATCATAACAGCGCCGAGATGGCCGTGATTCCGATTGAGCGGCTGAAGTAG
- a CDS encoding LacI family DNA-binding transcriptional regulator has protein sequence MPETTSATLKDIARAAGVSMMTVSRVLRGAPKVSAEKRELVLREAKRLDYQPDPHLARMMQVVRGKKETRVRAVIAVIREHVPQDGLLSPSYQYVPIEDIRRRAHGHGYAVAEFYLGKDGLTPKRLQKILHARGIEGVIVSPQSMQLPCSKLDYSPFAAVTFGNAMSTPALHMCAGNMTLGIHTAAEQLHARGYRRIGVAVTKWIVNRSQFGYSGGLFHWQHGLSAEDRVPLLLFPSNDISKGFEAFAKWMREHQPDALITFDTHIPGWLKRLGLRIPQDIGFVVHDWTPKMTDFAGIYQQRDHLAAAAVDLIVTQLSQHEHGVPEVPRQIMIPPQWVDGPSVVA, from the coding sequence ATGCCCGAAACCACCTCCGCCACGCTCAAAGACATCGCCCGCGCCGCTGGCGTGTCGATGATGACGGTGTCGCGGGTGCTGCGTGGAGCGCCAAAGGTTTCGGCGGAGAAGCGGGAGCTGGTGCTGCGTGAGGCAAAGCGGCTCGATTACCAGCCGGACCCGCATCTGGCGCGGATGATGCAGGTGGTGCGGGGCAAGAAGGAGACGCGGGTGCGGGCGGTGATCGCGGTGATCCGTGAGCATGTGCCGCAGGACGGGTTGCTGAGCCCGTCGTATCAATATGTGCCCATCGAGGACATCCGCCGACGTGCGCACGGGCATGGTTATGCGGTGGCGGAGTTTTATCTGGGCAAGGACGGCCTGACGCCGAAGCGGCTGCAAAAGATCCTGCACGCGCGAGGCATTGAGGGCGTGATCGTTTCGCCGCAGAGCATGCAGCTTCCATGCAGCAAGCTGGACTACTCGCCCTTCGCGGCGGTGACGTTTGGGAATGCGATGAGCACGCCCGCGCTGCACATGTGCGCAGGAAACATGACGCTGGGCATCCACACGGCGGCGGAGCAACTCCATGCGCGTGGCTACCGGCGCATCGGCGTGGCGGTGACGAAGTGGATCGTGAACCGCTCGCAGTTCGGCTACAGCGGCGGCTTGTTTCACTGGCAGCACGGTTTGTCAGCGGAAGATCGCGTGCCGCTGCTGCTGTTCCCGAGCAACGACATCAGCAAGGGCTTCGAGGCTTTTGCGAAATGGATGCGCGAGCACCAGCCGGACGCGCTGATCACGTTCGACACTCATATTCCAGGCTGGCTGAAGCGCCTCGGCCTGCGCATTCCACAGGACATCGGCTTCGTAGTGCATGACTGGACGCCCAAGATGACGGACTTCGCGGGGATTTATCAGCAACGCGATCATCTCGCCGCTGCAGCGGTCGATTTGATCGTCACGCAGCTCTCGCAGCATGAGCACGGCGTGCCCGAGGTGCCACGCCAGATCATGATCCCGCCGCAGTGGGTGGATGGGCCGAGTGTCGTAGCATAG
- a CDS encoding sialidase family protein, translating into MTFRPLFCLLAISALLCVQSLAQSLVPANWDPALAGDIVMQRLVNTSAPRVKGTHDAEFICIGDRGYLVTEANDRRAGESSGWPFIYVTMSIVNLKTLALERVIDFARSEQVFENETLPFGQCFVPRILQKDAKTLRCYFTSQDPGKRQSQMWYIDFDLERAAFENRIFRAKLKTAAGTFDMQPQYFHADAAAQGFKRPARDAGLFIFDSFKQFDGKTYVALNNFPVGQNALALVHDDLVTFEVVGHYNEPQSQQLSESAVNKLPDGTWMAICRNDKGNYHFTTSADGKTWSVGTEMPFVNGSNSKPTFDKFGGIYYLGWQDAELINRDRRTIFNIDISRDGKTWERKYRFVTPYSFQYPTLHEHQGVIWLSVTQGTLKDRIMFGKLEDVGQFESLAGKKRISWPAPLRADQGTMKRGEKLFTDREYVIDQLPDQVRDMPFLRTSIEKTDVRVSKAGTLYALTPTNRPKAACQHDALIKAGFSKVEVPEVQLFPGEINRVSLYRKEVKTGERLQFKKMVLLIMGQGVKLGALNPDEPLILMNPGAEFQDEARPGAMIIGMDRTPKGRIWGCWTGTGDKKDGYFLLATSDDDGTTWSKPRLAVGARTEFTQKLSGALVGNLWTDPKGRLWLFFDQQLGDAAGRISNWFIRCDNPDADAPEWSEPVKFAEGCTLNKPTVLKNGDWLLPVSDWQKKTARVFASTDEGATWKERGSLQFPDWQFDEHMTVELRDGRLWMLARTSGQPHESFSTDGGATWSAPKQAATVQNVSSRFFLRRLKSGRILLVKNGSPAERLPKRTHMSAYLSDDEGQTWKGGLLLDERNAVSYPDGFESPDGLIHILYDWNRHSDAEILMAKFREDDVLAGKVVSKDAKLLMLVNKATGPKPEKLYNGIELSLPWPPPFRDPNSAEPMEVPYLKRPLKSIPIDVGRQLFVDDFLIEKTTLKRTFHQAKKFEGNPVFKAETERELGKSTEGEKGEEATTFTGQGGVFYDPAEKLFKMFYVAGWRGPLSLATSPDMKTWTRHGQLLPEGLRWTGPKLATGGSDNCVWLDLNAKSPAERIKYLTCWLHVPKEQRPDGFMHSLHVSDGKTWSDAAPTTIAADDYCSFFYNPFREKWCFSIKRGTSRGRSRYYHESDEFLKGADWGKGVYWTCADKLDLPEPKDRYTGAGEQAQLYSLNAVAYESLMVGMHYIHRGPKNDICEKGKFPKLLDLELGFSRDGFHWDRPDRRGFIVGSRTEGSWDRAYLHGAAGVFVVLDDQLVFPYMGTSGIAPSGHRGMYTGGSIGLATLRRDGFASMDGSGELTTRPVKFKGKHLFVNVNGEVRVEVLDEAGKVLRSSKPAVGDQTKLKIEWTDGADLSDMAGRNVKLRFHQTKGSLYAFWVTPDEKGNSNGYVGAGGPDFGGVRDISQ; encoded by the coding sequence ATGACCTTCCGACCTCTTTTCTGCCTCCTTGCGATCTCGGCACTTCTTTGCGTCCAAAGCCTGGCTCAGAGTCTCGTTCCCGCGAACTGGGACCCGGCGCTCGCTGGAGACATCGTGATGCAGCGCCTCGTGAACACCTCCGCGCCTCGCGTGAAAGGCACGCACGATGCGGAGTTTATCTGCATCGGCGACCGCGGTTATCTCGTGACCGAGGCGAATGATCGGCGCGCGGGGGAAAGCTCGGGCTGGCCTTTCATCTACGTCACGATGTCCATCGTGAATCTGAAGACGCTCGCGCTGGAAAGGGTCATCGACTTCGCCCGCAGCGAGCAGGTCTTTGAAAACGAGACGCTGCCGTTCGGGCAGTGCTTCGTGCCGCGGATTCTTCAGAAGGATGCGAAGACGCTGCGTTGTTATTTCACCAGTCAGGATCCCGGCAAGCGGCAGTCGCAGATGTGGTATATCGACTTCGATCTGGAACGCGCGGCGTTCGAGAACCGCATTTTTCGTGCGAAGCTCAAAACGGCGGCTGGCACCTTCGACATGCAGCCGCAGTATTTTCATGCGGATGCGGCGGCGCAGGGCTTCAAGCGGCCGGCCAGGGACGCGGGCTTGTTCATTTTCGATTCGTTCAAGCAATTCGACGGCAAGACCTACGTCGCGCTGAACAACTTCCCCGTCGGGCAGAACGCGCTCGCGCTAGTCCACGACGACCTCGTCACCTTTGAAGTCGTCGGCCATTACAACGAGCCGCAATCGCAGCAGCTCAGCGAATCCGCCGTGAACAAACTGCCCGACGGCACCTGGATGGCGATCTGCCGCAACGACAAGGGCAACTACCACTTCACCACGAGTGCCGATGGCAAAACCTGGAGCGTCGGCACGGAGATGCCTTTCGTGAATGGCTCAAACTCGAAACCCACTTTCGACAAGTTTGGCGGCATCTACTATCTCGGCTGGCAGGATGCCGAACTGATCAACCGCGACCGCCGCACCATCTTCAACATCGACATCTCCCGCGATGGCAAAACCTGGGAGCGCAAATACCGCTTCGTGACACCGTATTCATTCCAGTATCCCACGCTGCATGAGCATCAGGGCGTGATCTGGCTCAGCGTCACCCAAGGAACGTTGAAGGACCGCATCATGTTCGGCAAGCTGGAGGATGTGGGCCAGTTCGAATCCCTTGCTGGCAAAAAGCGCATTTCCTGGCCTGCGCCACTGCGCGCGGATCAGGGCACCATGAAGCGCGGCGAGAAGCTGTTCACAGATCGCGAGTATGTGATCGACCAATTGCCTGATCAGGTGCGCGACATGCCCTTCCTGCGCACCAGCATCGAGAAGACCGATGTGAGAGTCAGCAAGGCGGGCACGCTCTACGCCCTGACACCGACGAACCGCCCGAAAGCGGCCTGTCAGCATGACGCGCTGATCAAGGCAGGCTTCAGCAAAGTCGAAGTGCCCGAGGTGCAGCTTTTTCCCGGTGAGATCAATCGCGTGAGCCTTTACCGCAAGGAGGTGAAGACCGGCGAGCGGCTGCAATTCAAGAAGATGGTGCTGCTCATCATGGGCCAGGGCGTGAAGCTCGGGGCGCTGAATCCCGATGAGCCGCTGATCCTCATGAATCCGGGGGCGGAGTTTCAGGATGAGGCGCGGCCGGGCGCGATGATCATCGGCATGGATCGCACGCCGAAGGGTAGGATCTGGGGCTGCTGGACGGGCACGGGCGACAAGAAGGACGGCTACTTCCTGCTGGCGACGAGCGATGACGATGGCACGACGTGGTCGAAGCCGCGTCTGGCGGTCGGCGCACGCACCGAGTTCACGCAGAAGCTCAGCGGGGCGCTGGTGGGCAATCTGTGGACCGATCCAAAGGGCCGCTTGTGGTTGTTTTTCGATCAGCAGCTCGGCGATGCCGCAGGACGCATCAGCAACTGGTTCATCCGCTGCGACAACCCGGATGCCGACGCGCCCGAGTGGTCAGAGCCGGTGAAGTTTGCGGAAGGCTGCACACTGAACAAACCGACGGTGCTCAAAAACGGCGACTGGCTGCTGCCGGTGTCGGATTGGCAGAAGAAAACAGCGCGTGTGTTTGCCTCAACCGATGAAGGCGCAACGTGGAAGGAGCGCGGCAGCTTGCAGTTTCCTGACTGGCAGTTCGACGAGCACATGACCGTCGAGCTGCGCGACGGCCGTCTGTGGATGCTCGCTCGCACAAGTGGTCAGCCGCACGAGAGTTTTTCCACCGATGGCGGCGCGACATGGAGCGCACCGAAGCAAGCCGCGACGGTGCAGAATGTCAGCTCACGCTTCTTTCTGCGTCGGCTCAAATCCGGCCGCATCCTCCTCGTGAAAAACGGCTCGCCTGCCGAGCGCCTGCCAAAGCGCACGCACATGTCCGCCTATCTCTCTGACGACGAAGGCCAGACATGGAAAGGCGGCCTGTTGCTCGATGAACGCAACGCAGTGTCCTACCCCGATGGCTTTGAGTCGCCCGATGGCCTCATCCACATCCTCTATGATTGGAACCGCCACAGCGATGCCGAGATCCTCATGGCGAAGTTCCGCGAGGACGATGTGCTCGCGGGCAAGGTCGTGTCGAAAGACGCGAAGCTGCTCATGCTCGTGAACAAAGCCACCGGCCCGAAGCCCGAGAAGCTCTACAACGGCATCGAGCTGTCGCTGCCATGGCCGCCGCCCTTTCGCGATCCGAACTCTGCCGAGCCGATGGAAGTGCCGTATTTGAAGCGTCCACTCAAGTCGATCCCGATTGATGTGGGTCGCCAGCTTTTCGTGGACGACTTCCTCATCGAGAAAACCACGCTCAAACGCACCTTTCATCAGGCGAAAAAGTTCGAGGGCAATCCCGTCTTCAAAGCCGAGACCGAGCGCGAACTCGGTAAGTCCACAGAGGGTGAGAAGGGCGAGGAAGCCACCACCTTCACCGGACAAGGCGGCGTGTTTTACGATCCGGCGGAAAAGCTCTTCAAGATGTTCTACGTCGCCGGTTGGCGCGGACCCCTCTCGCTCGCCACGAGTCCTGACATGAAGACTTGGACACGTCACGGCCAGCTTTTGCCCGAAGGCTTGCGCTGGACCGGCCCGAAGCTCGCCACCGGTGGCTCCGACAACTGCGTGTGGCTCGATTTGAACGCAAAAAGCCCCGCCGAGCGCATCAAGTATCTGACCTGCTGGCTGCATGTGCCGAAGGAGCAGCGGCCCGATGGCTTCATGCACTCGCTGCATGTCTCCGATGGCAAAACGTGGTCCGACGCCGCGCCCACCACAATTGCGGCAGATGATTACTGCTCCTTCTTCTACAATCCATTCCGTGAGAAGTGGTGCTTTAGCATCAAGCGCGGCACGTCGCGTGGCCGCAGCCGTTACTACCATGAGAGTGACGAGTTCCTCAAAGGCGCTGACTGGGGCAAAGGCGTGTATTGGACCTGTGCCGACAAACTCGATCTTCCCGAGCCGAAAGACCGCTATACTGGCGCAGGTGAGCAGGCGCAGCTCTACAGCCTGAATGCCGTGGCGTATGAGAGCCTCATGGTCGGCATGCACTACATCCATCGCGGCCCAAAGAATGACATCTGTGAGAAGGGCAAGTTCCCGAAGCTGCTCGATCTCGAACTCGGCTTCAGCCGCGATGGCTTCCACTGGGATCGACCGGATCGCCGAGGCTTCATCGTTGGTTCACGCACCGAAGGCTCGTGGGATCGCGCTTATCTGCATGGCGCGGCGGGCGTCTTCGTGGTGCTCGACGACCAGCTCGTCTTCCCCTATATGGGCACCAGCGGCATCGCACCGAGCGGTCATCGCGGCATGTATACCGGCGGCAGCATCGGCCTCGCCACGCTGCGACGCGATGGCTTTGCGAGCATGGATGGCTCTGGTGAGCTGACGACGCGTCCGGTGAAGTTCAAAGGCAAGCATCTCTTCGTGAACGTGAATGGAGAAGTGCGTGTGGAAGTGCTCGATGAGGCTGGAAAGGTGCTGCGAAGCTCCAAACCGGCGGTGGGTGACCAAACCAAGCTCAAGATCGAATGGACCGACGGCGCGGACTTGTCGGACATGGCCGGGCGAAATGTGAAATTGCGCTTCCATCAGACGAAGGGCTCGTTGTATGCCTTTTGGGTCACGCCGGACGAAAAAGGCAACAGCAACGGCTACGTCGGCGCAGGCGGGCCGGACTTTGGCGGCGTGAGAGACATCTCCCAATAA
- a CDS encoding bile acid:sodium symporter family protein: MKRFFDWFNNLYPVWLVTLAVIAFFKPQTMLWFDKPWIFWSLAASMLGMGLTLSLDDFKAIGRMPGSVALGFIAQYTIMPLSGWMVATALKLEPGLAVGIILVASCPGGMASNMISYLAKANVALSVVLTMASTMLAFFFTPMWTSLLAGKYVPVDAWGLCVSAFQLTIAPVVLGVLIRWKLPRTADQIGACGPTVAVLAFTLVSGGIVAASADAIEANFGKLALAAFVLHVLGFGVGYAISKVLRYPESVARTVSIEVGMQNGGMAASLAREHFAAMPLAAAAGVFSGVLQNIIGGLLASWWKRRTPDA; encoded by the coding sequence ATGAAACGCTTCTTCGACTGGTTCAACAATCTCTACCCCGTGTGGCTCGTCACGCTGGCGGTCATCGCGTTTTTCAAGCCACAGACGATGCTGTGGTTCGACAAGCCGTGGATCTTCTGGTCGCTGGCGGCGTCGATGCTCGGCATGGGGCTCACCTTGAGTCTGGACGACTTCAAAGCCATCGGCCGCATGCCGGGGAGTGTCGCGCTGGGATTCATCGCGCAATACACGATCATGCCGCTGTCAGGCTGGATGGTGGCGACGGCGCTGAAGCTGGAGCCGGGCCTCGCCGTGGGCATCATTCTGGTGGCGAGCTGCCCCGGCGGCATGGCGTCGAACATGATCAGCTACCTCGCCAAAGCGAACGTGGCGCTGTCCGTGGTGCTCACGATGGCCTCGACGATGCTCGCGTTCTTCTTCACACCAATGTGGACGAGTCTGCTGGCGGGCAAGTATGTGCCGGTGGACGCGTGGGGGCTCTGTGTGTCCGCTTTTCAGCTCACCATCGCGCCCGTGGTGCTCGGCGTGCTCATCCGATGGAAATTGCCGCGCACGGCGGATCAAATCGGGGCCTGCGGGCCGACGGTGGCCGTGCTGGCCTTCACGCTCGTGAGCGGCGGCATCGTGGCCGCAAGCGCGGACGCCATCGAGGCGAATTTTGGCAAGCTGGCGCTCGCAGCCTTCGTGCTGCATGTGCTGGGTTTTGGTGTGGGCTATGCCATATCAAAGGTGCTGCGTTATCCTGAGTCCGTGGCCCGCACGGTCAGCATCGAGGTCGGCATGCAAAACGGCGGCATGGCAGCGTCACTCGCCCGTGAGCACTTTGCTGCGATGCCGCTCGCGGCTGCGGCAGGTGTCTTCAGCGGTGTGCTGCAAAACATCATCGGCGGCCTGCTGGCGTCATGGTGGAAACGACGCACACCTGACGCATGA